TCTGATCCACGTTTCGAAAACGACGAAAGCGTGAATCGTGACGTTCGATTCAAGAGGGATTGCCGGGAGAGGATTGGAGTAAACTTGGACATGGCTGATTTTATCTTCTAAAGATGATTTCAGAATGCCGACATTTGCTCTAGGATTCTTCAAGTAATCTGAAAAATTTGGGTCGGAAAATATCTTGGTGTGTCCTAGAAAACATTCTCGAAGGGATTGCTCGGATATTGTACTGGCCGTGTCCAATTCTTTATCGACGTGTTGTACGTACAGCAATTGTCTAAGGAAAAGTTTCCCCTTGGCGATGCACCCGACATTACTTCGTTTGATGACAAAGCTGTTCTGCTTTATTCTGTATTGAATTACACCAACAAATAATGTGATCAGAgtggaataagagaaaaaaaatagcgatTTGATTTACCTTGAAAGAAGAGGGAGAGGAGATAAAAGGTAAAACTTATCTGATCTTTGTGGTGAAATGTTGCTTCAGTAGAAACGACGACGGGTATGAGATCCAatatactttctttttttttttgaaggctATAAGCTCATAGACAACTTTCACTTCGATGGGTTCAGTAGAGAGTAAACCCGAAGCGGCTGTTTCGCCATGGTCAATAATGTCGCTATGCCTCAGCCAAATTGCCGAAGTTGTTCCGGTCGTCGTCCCCAAACCGGTGGCTGCTCCGCGTTAATTCCGTCGTtccggttgttgttgctgctgcatccCAACAACAATCCCAGCCCATGAAATCGTCGCCGGTAACGGCGAGGAAACCCAAAGACAATCCGGCCGTCAGCACTGCGCCTCTTCCGGCTAAAAGGTTGTCCCATTTAGCCTTACCTTCGGCCCTTCCTAGGAAATCCATTCGCCCGGAAGAAAAGGTGGAAGAAGTGATGAAACCGAAAGAAGGGGAAACGCCCATAGCCATCGAACCCCCGGTAGTCCAGCCGCCAATCCAGCCGCCAATCCAGCCGCCAATCCAGCCGCCAATCCAGCCGCCAATACAGCCACTAATGCAGCCGGAAGAAACAGCTAAAGTTGTCGCCAGTGCCGTTCCATCAGTCCAACAGCCGAATGCTGCTGTTTCAACACCGGAAGTCACCGTCTGGACGAAGCGGAGGAGCGTGAAAGTCACCAGTTCCGGCCAGCAGACGACGTTGACCTTTCAGAAAAAGTCATCCGCCAATTCCGATGAGAATAAGAACCCGAGGCGGATCGGAGTTGCATCGTCGACGACACTTTCAGGTACAGTGtctcatcctcctcctcctttcatTAATTAACcgccaaaatttgaaatcgtttaaacttaaaaatttttaaaaatcaattcaacgACGGACGTGTTTAGACGTGAATCTCAATTTGTTGTGTCGATCGGAATAATCTATAATGGTCTTGTTGGATTGTGTTGTTggattgttggttttttgtctATTAAATCATTTATATTTGGTGTGAAATGTTAGGAGGCAAAGTTTTGGGTtcgttattttgtttgttttggttgagctcttttttccctctttcttCGCCACATTTTTCTGTTAATATTACCGATTCGTCTCAGGTCTAGAAAATTGAACTATATGGGTGGGTGCAGGTACGATATAATTTAGTAGTTGATAACTTACCAGATACGTGTATCTATTGCCACTAAAGTCGAAGTAATACAGAGAGTGTTGTCCGTCGCGTATTTGCCAGGGGTCTCGATTGCCTTGCAGTCGAGGTTGAACATGATGGAAACCTTGGCTTGTTGCAATTCTCCATTTTGGAATGCTGCGCTTATAAAAGATGAATtgatcaaaaagaaagaacgcgCTTCATCAGAGAATTGACCAGTGCGTTGCTGGTGATGTTTCGCTACGCTATGTACCAAGGGCTCGTCCCCATCCCAAAATCACGGCAAATTGACCAACATGATATAGTTTCCTGATTCTGAGGCCTGTTATGGAGGTGTAAGAACATTTCACAGAGAAACAAGCTTGaagttgtttctctctttgatGTGAAACATTTGTTTGAGTTTTCTGTTGGATTCGGTGACTGATGTTTCTGCTTATTTTGCTCTTGCCACATACAGATTttgatattaaaattaaaatttgaattaaagttcaattattttatttacatttttttaattagaatattaaatttgaaatttaacaaaaaattaacaccagaaatatttttatccgagttttttaactttcattgTGCCTCAATTCGATATTTCAGAAGAGACGTTACCATACCAGtgtgggattcgaacccacgTCTCTTTGCAGAGCATAATCTTAGGTATAGCCACTTTAACCACTCGATCAACCTGGTGTTATAATTGTTAGGTCATTTTGAAGTCTGATTGCGAGAAATACCTAAATTCATTGATGACCGAGAAATATTGATTATAACGTGAAGTCCTGAAAGggttaaaatcaacgaatccATTTATTTTAGGTATACTTTAAGTCAAGCTTCCTTTAGTAATTTTATTAACtgctaataaaaaaacaaaaaaaaataactaaaatttaTCGGGGTCGAGCGaagttaattttatatttaaaggCCGAAATGCCTAAGAATTTTAATTAACAGCAGAATAAAGTAAAGTTGCAAACACATCGAATTTAAGGGAAAAACTGAAAGAATTtcaacgaaaattcaatttaagttggagaaaaaaatattaagaaaaatgaaagaagaaatagcgcacgaaatgaataaaatgtcAGAAACTGATCCGGGTCGACGATCATCGACTATTCCCAGAACAGTTTGGGCTTTTCGtgcgcatcttttttttttaatttatcgcATTTTTTTCATGAAGTGTGTTCAAAGTTAACCAGTATCGAGATTCCTTGTCTGGTGATGATacgctaaaatttaaaacccttttctttttcaataattagtAGGGGGCGAGTGGGTGTATTGGAAAAGGCGTCATTTAGGAATAGGTGCAGTGGTGGTGCACTAGGGGACCAGGGTTCGATCCCCCATGTGAGTATTGTTGGTTGGTGATACACCCGCTCTGGCGCCACTGCGGCGTCACATGAAAGATTATCGGACCCCGTGACTTGTTGCTGGAGAGGGAACTCGGGAGGGTTGGCTGGGGGACGTTTTCGTCGATATTGGGATCGGTCCAATATTCCTCAGTCAGCACAAAAGGCAAATGAAATGTGGAATAATGGGAAACTGGCGCTGTTCTGGCAGTGCAAAGTGCCCTTGTTTGCGCAGTCATTGGGTTAATTGCCTTGCTCCGTCGTGTTGAATGGGAATGTGTTGCATATAAGTTGGTGCTGCGCTCTATACGGGCTAGCCGAATATCCTTCAGTGATCATAATGCGCATGGCTTCTGCTGGAAACTAATGTTGTCTGCGTCGTGCACCGCCGGGTGTATCATGTGGCCAACCGCTTGAGAAGTGCGTGTATGTGAGGGAGATATTTGTGCTAGAATCAGATCCGTATATCCTTCTTTGGCTGGGGGGTTGGCGCCCCTGGTGTGTCCATTCGACTCCATTGTTAAAATTGTTATATCAATTATAGAATATTTGGTATTAACAagtagtacacacacacagcgacgGATGTGCTCTCTCTCCTTGCTATTATCATATCTAAACTTTTTTCTGTTCCTTTTCTGTGAACTGTGGTTAATTATGTCGCCGTTTTCAATTGCATAAGAATCTATAAATTTAAAGTTCAAgtgatttgtgtttttttttctgttctggCTGGACTCGCTGGTTACTTGATTTTAACCAAATTGTTTAGAATTAGACGCTTAGTGTAGCTTGTAGCTGGTAGCTTGGTGGTAGCTGTTGATTCCAATTATGGTCCAGGCACCTGGCGTCGGGAGGAAGACAACTGggcagtttttaaatttttacggCGTAGTTAAATTTTAGCACGTATAGCAAAATGATGTCGACGACTGAGAGGAGAATTCCTTACTTATgaacttgttatttttctccttGACATTTGGACGTGAAAAAGgtgagaaatttaaattatttccaaatagCAATGTAACCATTGTAACCTGTTGTAAGGTAGGTAACTGGCTGGCGATGTCACATGGATGATAAGGAGATGTTTCCCAGTAAGCTCCCTGTCATGAGTTTCATCATCGCTTGTTGAACCCCCCAACTTTTTATCTCTCTACCTTCGCCGTAAACCGAAATTCAGATTTGCCTTCTATaccaaaggaaaaagaattacCGTAACAAGATCAATATCACAAAGCTACTGATTCTCGTTGTCGCAATAATGGAGTTGGAGATAATGGAATATTAATGGAGCAGTAAGAAGTTGGCTCCCACCAGTTCACTCACTTTTGTCATTGGTTACCGTAAACCCACCGAATTCCCCCGTGTTGCTGAATTGCGCCTTTTTGCATTTCTGCATTTCTGTCGACATTCGTCGTGAGCGGAATTCAAATCAACTGGTTGGACAACAAGTTCTTTACTCTTAATTTGGAGTTTTATTAGGGCCGATTAGGGCGTTGCTACAGCAACAGCATAAATGTAGAACTTtagttgaaattttctcgttAAATATCTACTCGTTTTgcaaaattcatttattttttgtttaactgtTGGATCGTTCAGTACTATATACTTGTAAgctaaagtaaaattaaaatgatatGATGATTTCGTATTagtgtttgggacgtttgttccgattgaatttttgaattttcaacatgTATAGGcgttaccgctagatggtgaTTCAACGTGAATAGGcgttaccgctagatggtgaTTAGCTCGAGTGGAATTTTGGGGGATGGAAGGTTCGTCGTCTGCTCTGCTTTCTGCTTGATAAATCTCGTAGATAGCCGAGAGATGTGgatttgaactttgaagtACTTGAAACATGcgagttattttttaaattttacctttttgaaaaaattttgagaatTGCAAAATGTAAAGTGTGACAGATTCTGTAGCAGTTAGTGTGGCTATCTCTGGCTGTCAAGATCCACCTTAAGTTTCAGAAAATTGGCGTTAACTTTTAAGGTGAAATGATGTTCCACTTGTTAAACCATTACACTTATTTAGTCATTACATGGCCATCACATTCACACTATGTTAATTACTTTTTCCGTTTTGTTTCTAAATCATAGAACAGGAGAAGAAACAATGAACCACAGGACATTGCGTTTGAATTAAAAGGAATTACTTTCAGGCTTCCAAATTTGTTGAATCTGATTTCAAGTTTAATTGACTTTGAACACATTCACTCTAAAACATTGGCTGAATTCTACCTCAACAAAGAAGTATGGGAAGTAGTTGCCCaggaaaaaattgaagtaAGTCTTTCCGTTGAATAAACTAAAGTgtgatttaataattttgcaaCATCTTTCTCTACTCAGCTCAATTTCCTATCAATAAGTTTGACTCCCCTGAAAGTCAAATCAATGCTGCGAAGCAGAAGGGATCATGTGGAGGTTTTTTCAACTCAACACAATTCTGGGACCTCACATGGAAGTCCTCTTTGCGCAGAAACAGAATTAACTGAAAATGGACATCTAATGAAACTGGCATTAGGGAATGCAGTTTCTCGCTATATAACTGTATAACTCAACCGCCCAAGTGAATGGATAGTAGACTTAACATTGAAATTCCGCCACGTTATCGAACGTTTTGCCTTCTAGAAGATGAAGGCAATTCCGATACAGACACTGATAACATTCATCTCTGTtggacatttttcattttttttttaaatttattttatctaTTGGCTTAACTCTCTCAGATGTGATGGCCGAGTCCACCGCGATGGCAGCGAATCGTTGGCGACAGTCGAGTTCCATTCGTTAACCCCGGGGCGTAGAGCACAGATTGAGGGCTTCATTAGAACAGCAGTTTTTGACCTGATAATTCTGACAGGCTTTTGTGGAGAATGTGCAGCTAAACAAAATAGGTGACGTTGGCGGAAGCAGCTCCCAGCTGTCAACAGCCAGGAGCGCCGGATAGCGGAGGGCAGGCGATAACAACCATCAAGAATGCACTGGTAATCACCTCTGGCTCTCGACCATCGGGGAAAGTGTCACCAGTTTCTATTCCCCTGCACAAAATCCATACTTCTGATTCGGCCGATGCAACTCTCACTACTCTGCAACCACCAAAACCCAAGACGACTTTATCGGAAGCCGGAGTTAGAAAAACGTTAGAAAAACCTCCAGGACCTCCACCCAGACCTGGACCATCGGCTGTTTCCGATTGGCAGACCACGCAATGTCCCGCCACCTTTGAGGGTTTTCCCGCGTGTTGGAAATGTCACAAGAGGAGGAACTGCTTTTGGGGTAGCCGAACTAAAACTAAATGCTGAAATTAATCATggcttttgaaagaaaaaaacgcataatttgttttcttagtCAGAGGCACCTGGTAGAGAAATTTCGTACTACTCCATGGAAACCCATTACTTCATCAGTCGTCTGCTTTCTTCACGCGTGGCGTGGCGTGTGGATTTTCGAAATGTCAAGTatgttttcttatatttctacATATGTTTTCTTATATTACTACATTTAAAGTTCTAACATATTGATGATGCTATATTTATGTATTTTCCTTAAGTTTCCACACGTAAAACTATGCTAGAGAAGATTTGTCATGAATGGGGACTGTGGAGGGGGTTGTTAAATTCCTTCAACTTATTGTTTCTGATTTTATGATGAAGCTTTACTTTCATTAAAATTCGATTTGAAAGAGTAAATTATATTGAATTAATGAGAAAATGGCATATCATTTTAAATTGCTGGGAATCCAgtttttgtaaataataagTTACATGAATGTGCCGGtagaggtggtggtggatatGTTTTGCCATTGAAGTGAAAGATGTACAGTCCATCTCTTATCTACTGGTTATTTTATCTTACATTATCTATTTATCTTGTTGTATCATTAAAGTTCTTTCATTTCTAATGATCTATCTACTTGACTCTTTCTAGCTtttacaataataaaatgtgaaataacaTTCTGACATCAGTAATGACTCgtaatcaaaattttagaCAGCCAGTGAAGGTGTGGTTTGttactaaaattaaaaatcttaaTTCATGGTAAGGTCAGCtgtagttgttgttttgtGGGTGGTTTAGTTTCGATTTGTTGATTTTATCAAGTATAGGCTGTTTTCTATAGCAGACATTTTACTGTACTGAAATTTACCTGGTGTTTTGGTTAGATAGTTTATCAAATTGACATGGTCAGACTGTCAGGTTAATTACTCTTGAAAGACGGTGAAGGTTTATAAATCAAATcactataatatttgtttcgcCATTTTTAGTTCGCTGGTGTTTTCCTGGATTCGTGATTGCGTGAATGGCGGTGTTGACGTCAGAAGGACAGAACAGCCACTTTCCTGTTACCATTAAGAAGTTGCTTCCGCTAACCGGAGTTtggaatggagaagaagagctATAGAATTCCAATCCAGACAGCAACACATTTCTGGTAGGATTGAACTTGCTCTATGCTTAATGTGCGTTTGCACGGTGAACGGTATTTGAACGCATCAATGGTTGCCCTGTGGGGtaagaatttaaattgatCTCATCGCTAGTACTAACTGCCAGTTTTTTATTCTGAAATTTCCAAATTTAAGTATTGCGAGGCGACTGCTGAATTTGTAGATGTTTATTTTACGATCCTATAGACTCCTACATGTGTATGTATGGGGATGGGATGGTGCCGTGATGCGATTAGAATGACGTTGATGGCTTTTCTGATCGGCTTTTGCGGACGTTGGAGCTCCAATTGCATTAGTTAACATTTATATTCTTTTCTCATGAGATTGTTTGTTATTAAGAGGCTGATGTGTAAAATTTcagtcttcattttcaatctGAAGTCACTCACTCAATCACTCACTGGATCGTTTTCGACCAACGAGTTGGACTCCTGGAAGCCCAAGATTCCGCATTCCTCAGCTCAGTGCAGAAAGAAGTCGTTAACATCCAGCTTGTCCTTGTGCgttagcattttttaaaacactgTATTTGTTTTAGATACTTTTTTGTTAATAATTCTTACAGTCGTTTATCATTTGCGTTTCATTCGCTGACAGGTTTGATCGCGATTGAATATCCACCCGGTGTTAAATGTATgacgattaaattttttaaatttcatctttCACTTAGGCGATTCGTATACTACCTCCTCTTTTGCAATTAGATgtctacttttttatttggttcaagttttttctctcgttGTACTtacaacataatttttttaaaggctttGCTACTTCACATTGTATCAAAAACCTTTGcttcatttttatgttttctgcATTTTGttaggaatattaaattgtgtGCTGTATCGGTAGCCATTCAGACAGGAAAATCACACCATTTCGAATTGTTTCTGGCTTGGGATTTTCACTACTCCACAATTATCCAAAGAGAAGGTAATTGTATAAATTACGCTGTCTGGATAGTTCTTCATAGGCAAGTAATTACCATTTGGTTTCCTCCTAAAAAAACTTCTAGGGAGCTGCTAGACGAGTGTTGAGATAGATGCCCGTACGACAACCTTTTTATCACCCACATTGACTAAatcattttgtcttttctaCTTGATGTCAGGTGACATGTTGTGGCGCAAAGTGTCAAGAAAccgtttttaccttttttcatttcttttcgttctttGCAGATGCGGGTGTTGGCAATAAACAACGCCGTGCCATCGAGGTTGATTGGTGCTCGCACGTTCAGCCGGATCCGGATTATCCTCATTCGCTCTGATTTACCAGTTCGGAGTTCGCCCAGTTCTCATCTTTAACACGGGTGACGcaatcatttcatttgcaggttagtttttcatcacattcgcctttttctatTCCGCCCTGACCCTTTGCTACAACACCTTTTGAAGCGGTTGCGAGTTTATCCCTTTTTGATTTAGTTTTTGGacatgttttgtttcttttatttggagCCATACCACCCACTTATCTTTCCTACAGTAATAGGGGGTTGGTAGACATTTTGTGGTGGGAAACTTGCGTTTTTCTTGAAACATTCTGCAGTCATTATTTGGCATTTAGGTTGACAATGCTGCACATCAAGTTTGTGTTATTAGTCTAGGCTTTTTGCATCATTCGTCTCTTGACTCTCTGCTGTGACTTGACCGAGGTCTCTACTCTGAAATGTTTCCAAATGAAATTCCCGATGCCTTGGTTTTTCAATCGGTATTTTGTAGTTGGTCATCATGGCAGTTATGAAAGCACTCGGATTATACTTTTGGTTCGTCTTGACTACGCCGCTATTTCGTTCTACTGCGGCACTCgctatgtttttgttttgaatcagGATATTTAATTGGAAACAGTTATTTTGTAAGAAGTGCTAAGTCTGATattggtaatttttcatttgactgTGCATCTAATTACCACAATGGTCGTTGTATAGGCGAGGTGAATCAGCTccagttttcaaaatttatgtttttttttttaagtcaaaAAAGCAGTTCGGTGGTTATTCTTTTAAACTCTTTCTTCTAAACTACTTGAacagtttaatttgaaatttttgttgcaATTAATTTTCCTCGCAACGATGCTTTTCGTAACAAttgcgttttgttttttaacgatTTGACATTTTCACGGTTGAGCGCACCCGGGGATCTGCCCCCCGAGGCCCTGCCCGTGCTCCTTATTTGGGTCCGTAGACCCCAGGCGGAAGTTAGTTCCTGTTCGAAGATGGACTGGTGGTACGTCCATCTTCTCATCCATGACGCGCTGTCGAATGGTGTTGTCGATCGGGGGCGCAGCTGCGTGATGGGTCGTCTCTCTTCGGTAACAGCTGGAAAAGCTACTGCGACACTCTTCACCTTCCAGCCATATCGTCGCTCATCAGATACTTGAGGCAATTTGAGACGGGTCGTGATCGTGGACTTATAACCATTGTCCATTTGACCACTATCCTCgctcaaaaaaatcaacctcTAAAGTATTAAGTCAATTCTGCGGTATTTCTTCTCACGGCATAGAATGATGACCAAATTCTACTTTGTCAAAAGGCGAGCCCCCGGCCGGTTGAATTATAACCATCTTCAACCGAGCCAGGCACTCTTCTTtcgccaaagtagaattttctATTGCCGGTAATTGTTTACTCGAAGAACTTGAAGTCCTCGTTGGTCACCGTCGCTCCTTCCGCCTCTAATCGAACTAGGCGATCCACGATCGTTTGAACTTCAGATGCCTCGTTAGGATGGTGAATGAGATCCAAGATGTCATGGACAGCATCTAGCTGAAGCTTCCAGTCTCTAGATGAACGGGTGAAGGCCTCATGGGCGTTGTCGTTGCGGAAGTCAAAAATGGTCTGGAAGACCTGGGCGTCGTTTCTAGAGACCCCGCCAGGGCTGATAAAGTCCTTATTCTTCTTTACCTCGTCGAGAATGTAGTTGCTATTCGCATACAAATCCATCGTGATGTTGGGTAGGTTTAGTTTCAACTGAAGAAAAGTCGAAATGGGTTCGGCTAAAAACTTGAGTATCACTCCATACATGATCGTGGAGAGTCCGATGGCTTTTGCGAAACTAAACCCAGCTGTGAATGTGAACGAAAAGTGTACGTTGTCATCGAATTGGCCGGACATCATTCTGTTGATGATCCCCTGGATCTCTGTCGCGACGTCAGGTTGATTAATACTTTGGTTCAAAAGTACCACGGCGGGTAAGTCATTCATCCACGTTTGCTCGATCTTGTTGAGGTTAAGGTGGGCTGTGTTGTTGCGTATGGTAATGACTCTAATCACGTCAACCTCGGACATTGCTATCGGGAGGAATCTGATAGGGTCCGCCTTGTTCTTATCTTTGATTACCTTCAGTAACACCTGCGAATCAATGTCTGTGGCGTTTGAATCCGCTTCTCCCTTGCCGCACAAGAATGTATGTAGACCTATTAGAGACAAGTCTAGAATGCGCTTCTGCGTGTAGGCAATTTTCAGGGTTTTGGTCTTTGCTGGACCCTGGAGGGGAAAGTATGGAACCTTACGTATGGCCACCAGTTTGGGATGTGGTTTTTGGATAGGTATTGAAATCCACTGAGTCTTTTTCTGCTTCTTGAAAGTCTTCTTCAGCTGGGGCTGGGGCTGTGCTATGCTCGCTGCGAGTTGCTTCGTTGCTTTCAccattttcttacttttgcTAATTTCTCGCTAAAGTTAGAATGCATGTTGCGATGATTGGTGCTGCTTATATCAACTACCGACCCGTTTCTTTTAGCAGCAAGTGCCAAACGGACCATTTCATTCCATGTAGAAATTTTCCTATTGGAAGAAATCGTTTCGACGATGATCAAATGGCGTCAACACATTTATGCCCACATTATTCAATCAATTTCAGCAAGATTGATTATGTTAATCATTGTCTAAAACGAGTTTATTAAGTCTCAAACTGGCATGCCCAGTGGGACAATCTGACTCTCCGCGCCTTCCCATTGGTCGATCCggtttttttaatcatttcgaatttttattaGCGCCACTGTCGTCGGTGCGGCCATAATCAACAATAATTTAACGACAATTCATGGCCTTATTAGAGCTTTGATGACTACTTTTACGCCGTCACGCTCGGTCGCGCCTATTGCGCCCAACTTTTTCTCGACTGTGGAGCCAATTCCAATCACCAGGACCAAAAGGGACGCACGTACGTACGACCATCCTcattcaaaaatcaatttctatcattttcttctatttttgtttttgttttttgtttttggtcgaTCCTGATTTGAAATCAGTCCGCCGTATTGCGGCGCCACCAAGAGGGAGACGGAAACGTTGCGGCTGCTGGTCCAGCATCAAGCGGATCTCTGGCTGAGGAGCACCAAAGGAGACGTGCCACTGCACGACCTGCACGGCCACAAGGATCTCGTCCTGTGGATCCTGCGGCagtgccagcagcagcagcagcagtagggcGAGTCAGGCGGATCGGTGGTCATTGGCGGCTCACGTGGTCAACAACGACGGCCGCAGTCCACTGCACATCGCCGCCATCAATAGCAACGTGGAAATGTACAAGGTAGTCAGATACGAGTGTCGCCATTTTGGTCGTCGTCTCTAAAACTATCAGCTCCTCCTACTCCCTCCCTGGACTTAGCATTATTAATAGCCTGGCCACCAGCATTGGCCCTGGTGATGTgcaagaaaagtttttgtgGGATGGCCGTACGAGAATAGTTACCCTCGCTCAGGGTGGGTTATATGGCGAAAAGAAATGCCATCCCGGTGAGGCTAAACGGGTAGACACGCGATCCTGGCATATGAAGCGATCATCATATAAATCTATTccagctgttgtgtgtgtgtcatccgTACATTATTGCACGTATGGCCTAAATACAGACATGTGTGTGTAGGCCTAACCAGCAGGATGGCGATCTAGTCCGTAGTCCGTAGAGTCGAATGGATTATTTGATTTCGCCAcgagttttcttgttttcttttgatgaaacaattggaaatttgcaactctctctcactctatcTGGAGCAAAGTTTCCTCTACAGTCTACTGTGACGTGTACATTCAAACATGTGCATACATATTCGTAACGTGGTACATTTAATAgtcaatttttctctttttttttttaattttttccgcCACTTTATTGCTGGAAACCATTGGTTGGTCGGTTTTGATTCACGTTCAAGATATTGATAGATCACGCAGCCGAGATCAATTGCATCATGAGGCCAGCCCGAAAGCAATTGATTACGCCGCTGGACGCGGCCCTGCTCGGGGCAATCTTAACTTTACGGCGGATTGGCGGCCGCCAAACTCAACGACAGCCGGACCCTGCAACGAGCCCTCAGCcagtaaaattcatttttcttttaaatttgctaaagatgaattcaatttaaatatcaaatgatattctttttctaaGGGCCTACACGGAGAACCAGCGACGGATGTTGGTGATGGTCCACAACAACGCCGAGATGATGGACAACCCGAACGACAGTCAAATGTCGGGCCGGTCGTCGATGGTTCAACTTCCGCATTTGGCCGGACACAAAAGCCGCACCGTCAGCCGACTGGAGGACAGCGCCACTCAGACGCAAGTGGAAGAATCTTTCTTCAGCGAGAACAAGGACGAAACAGAGGTTCCATTGTTGAAcagaattttaattgaaattgattgaattaacttaatttttattttaaaagatccaGCTGTCGAGCGCTGGAGTGAGACTGGGCGAAACGGAGAGCGGATTGAGGCGTCGGAGGATCAGGCGATCCTTGACGGATCCTCGCCCACCGCCCAATGATGAAGAACTCCGCTGGAAGTCGCGTCAGCGCTACTCGGACGATTCCGGATCGGAAAGCGACGATGAGCAGCACCTGC
The sequence above is drawn from the Daphnia pulicaria isolate SC F1-1A chromosome 1, SC_F0-13Bv2, whole genome shotgun sequence genome and encodes:
- the LOC124315683 gene encoding non-classical arabinogalactan protein 31-like codes for the protein MKSSPVTARKPKDNPAVSTAPLPAKRLSHLALPSALPRKSIRPEEKVEEVMKPKEGETPIAIEPPVVQPPIQPPIQPPIQPPIQPPIQPLMQPEETAKVVASAVPSVQQPNAAVSTPEVTVWTKRRSVKVTSSGQQTTLTFQKKSSANSDENKNPRRIGVASSTTLSGTVSHPPPPFIN